The Ferrimonas balearica DSM 9799 genome includes the window CATCAATGCCCAGCACCTTACCCAGATCCCGCATGGCACTTTTAAAGCGGTAACTGATCACCGTGGCGGCCAACGCCGCCCGGCCCCGCCCGTACTTGCGGTAGATGTACTGGATCACCTCCTCCCGACGCTGATGCTCAAAATCCACGTCGATGTCCGGCGGTTCATCCCGCTCCCGCGACAAAAACCGCTCAAACAGCAGGTTGACCTTGGTGGGGTCCACTTCGGTGATCCCCAGGCAGTAACACACCACCGAGTTGGCCGCCGAGCCGCGGCCCTGGTGCAGAATCGCTTCACGCTTGGCGAACTGCACGATGTCGTAGATGGTGAGGAAGAAGTAGTGGTAGCCGAGCTCGTCGATCAGGGCAAACTCCTGCTCCAGCTGTCGGCTGACCGACTCCGGCACGGCCTCGCCATAGCGGCGCCGGGCGCCTTTCAGGGTTTCCTGGCGCAGATGGTCGCTGGCACTCATCCCTTCCGGCACCAGCTCCGCCGGGTACTCATAGCGCAGTTCATCCAGGCTGAACTGGCAACGGCTGGCCAGGCTGACGGTGCTGGCCAGCCACTCGGCGCGGTGCCGCTGCACCAGCCTCGTCCGGGGTTTCAGGTACGCCTCTGCGTTACCGGCCAGACGACCACCGGCCTGCTCCAGCGAGCAGCCCAGGCGGATACAGGTCAGCGCGTCCAGCAACGGCTGCCGGGCTTTTTCATGCATCCGCACCGGGTCTGCCGCCACCATCGGCACCTCCAACTGCCGGGCCAGAGCCTCCTGAGCCGTCAGCCACTCCCCTTCGCCGCCGCGCAGCATCCGCTCCGCCACCAGAAAGATGCGTTCCGCAAAGCGCCGGGCCAGCCAACGTCCCCGCTCCAGCGCCTCAGTCGGCGCTGCCGGTGCCCACAGCAACAGGCAGTTGGGCAGCGTCAGGTCATCCCACTCCAGCCGGTACTGGCCCTTGTCACAGCGGCGTCGGGCCAGGGTGATCAGCGCCGACAACTCGCCGTAGCCCACCCGGTTCATCGCCAGCAGGATCAGGCGGTCCTGATCCAGCACAAATTCGCTGCCGACAATCAGCTTCAGGCCCGCACTCTTGGCGGCCATATGGGCCTTGACCACCCCGGCCAGAGAGCACTCATCGGTCAGCGCCAGCGCGTCATAGCCCAGCTCAGCGGCTTGCTGCACCAGTTCATCCGGGTGGGACGCCCCCTGTAAAAAGCTGTAGTTGCTGGCACTGCGCAGCTGGGCAAAGCCGGTTTCAGAAGCCGCCATGAACAAACCATCCCTGACCATCGCGAAACAGCCACAACCGCCGCCCCGCCGGATCCAGGCCAATAAAGTAGTCCCGCGCCACCGGCTGGGCGTCCCACCAACCGGTTTCAATCCGCTCCGGCCCGGACAGCAGAGTGACCGTGTCACGAGCGATCGGGGCCGGTTCCGGCAACAGCCACAGCGGCCGCTCTGCCACCACGGCCTCGCCAGCGCCCGCGCCCGGGGCACAACGGCGCTGGGCCAGTTCGGGCCGCACCTCCGCCACGCTCTGCAAACTGTAAATCCGCTCCGCCCCCAACCGCGCCTGCAGCCGCGCCAACAGGTCCTGGGCGGCCCGGTCCGGCCCCTGCCCCGGCAGCAGCGCCGCCGACTCCGGCTCCAGCGGCAACAGCACCGGCGCCGCCAGCGTCAGGGCGATCACCGGCTCATACAGCACCAGTCGCTCCAGTTGCAGCTGACACAGGGTCATCCACACTTCGGCCCGGAACTCCGGTCCCGCCGCCCGCAAAGTCAGCTCAGTGGCGGGCCGGTCCCGGTGTTGCAGACCAATCTGCACCTCACTGGCCGCCAACTGGCGTCGGCGCAGCAGCTCGGCCAGCTCCAGAAACAGGCGATTGAGGGGAAAACGCAGCACCGCCAGAGTCTCGATCTCCTCCATCAGCTCAAGTCGACGCTGGTAATGTTCCGGCGGCTGAAAATGGGGACGGGGATCCGGTCGCTGGCCCAGCAGGCGTTCGAGATAAAGCAGCAGTTCCGCGCCGAAACGCTGGCCCAGCTCGGCCCGGGGCAGCGCCAACAGCGCTTTGCCATCATGCACCCCCATACCGGCCAGCCGGACTTCAGCGTCGGCAGGCAGATCCCAGGCGCTCAGTGGCAACGAAGCGAGCGCCTCCATCACCGGTCGGGCTTCGGTTTCCGGCTGTCGGGCCCGGGCCAGCAAAGCCGCGGCCATGGGGGTATGGGACAGCGCCCAGTGAGCCGGTTGCCCCAGTGACGCCAGCCCCTGCTGCAACGCCGACAACCACGAGGCCAGTCCACCAAACAGGCGCAGCATGGAGCTGACCTCCAGCACCAGGGTCTGGGGCGGAAACAGCATCACCTGCCCGCTGAGGCCATACGCCCACTGCGCCATCGCCTCCAGCAGCGGCGCCTCATCCGGCAGCGGGTGGCACAGCAAGCCGTCACACAGCGCCGTCGCGGTGGCCAGCCGCTGGCCGGGCACCACACCGAGCGCCAGTGCGGCATCATTGCACTGCTGAATCGTCAGCGGGTGGCCGCTGATCAGGGCCAGCGGCCGTTCGCTTTGGGGCAGTCCGCGGGCCAGGTGATGCAGGGCCAGATCGGGAAAATGGATCCCCAGCAACATCACCACGGCCCCTGCAGCAATACCGGAGCGTGGCAAGGTTCGGACTCTGGGGTCACGCCCTGCCCGCAGAGCGGCAGGAAAAACGCCGGTTTGGGCCAGCCGCCCCGCTCTTTCAGCAACGACACCGAGAGGCCGCCGGGCTGGCGACTCCAGCTCAGCCGCAGCGGCACCGGGTGGGGTTGCTCGGCCAGCACCAGGGGCAGATGCAGCATCAACAGGCAACGGCCCCGCTCTGCCGCCAGTTGCAGGCGTCGCACCTGGGCCACGCTGAGGTTGTCCAGCCAGGCCAGTACCAGCGCACAGCGGCCGCTGCCCAGGGCCTGTTCCAGCGTCCACAACTGCTCCTGTGAGTCCCGTGCATCCACGCAGACAAGGCGGCTGAGATCGACCCCGATCTGCTGCCAGCCCGGCGCATACAGCGGCACCGGTGGCGCCACACAGAGCAGCCAGCGGTCGGCATCGGAGTCCGCCAGCAGCGGCACCAGCAGCGGTGATAACGCCGGGTCATCCGCCAGCAGTTCCACCACGCCATAACGTGGCCAGCCCCCTAAGGCCAGCTGTTGGTCAAGGGATGAGAATCCGGTTGGCAGGCTTTCGCCCCCAGCTTGCTGCTGGCTCGCCAGCCAGATGTCATTTCGGTTGAGTAGATGGGAAACCGGCGCTTCCATAGGAACACACGAACACTGTACATTTATACAGTTATCTTAGTGTTCCTGCCCACGATCGCAAGCGAAACCCTGTCTCAACCGGGGAACAAACACGCAGAATGTGAACCGACTGCTATGCTGACAACTCGGGATTTCGCGGTCCTGAAGAGGCCAGATACCCCCCAATCGAAGCAATCTCATCGCCAGTCGTCAGGAGCCATGGGAAAATTGGTATGCCAATAAGCAGTTACGCCTCGTTCCGGCAATGTCTGGAGCAGGACAGGCTCCACTCCAAACGCTCCGCAGGTGCGGCGAAGTACTTTTTCGATGCCATTTGGCAATTCACCGTACTGCTGCGCCTGTGCGAATGGATGCACAACCGCAAACACCGCGTGGGCTACCTGCTGTGCTGCCCGTTGTTCCGCTGGCGCTCCCGCACTCTGGGTTTCACCATCCCCATCAATACCTGTGGTCCCGGCTTATACGTGCCCCACTACGGCACCATCGTTATCAATACCCGGGCCCGCATCGGACGTAACTGCACCATCCACACCGATGTGTGCATCGGGCGACACCCGGACAGTAAAGAGCGGGTGCCAACCTTGGGTGACAACATCTACATCGGCCCCGGTGCCAAGATCTACGACGCCATCACCGTGGCCAATGGCGCCACTATTGGGGCCAACGCGGTGGTGAACCGGTCATTCAATGAGGAAAATTGCGTGTTGGCCGGGGTGCCCGCCAAAATGCTGACAAAAAAAGCCGGCGCTTCTCAGCCCCGGCCCCTTCATCTCGCGTCGTTCTCTAAATCACCGGACCCCTAAGCCCCGAGCGCCTGGGCATGGAAGCGCAGGTGGTCATCAATAAAGGTGGCAATAAAGTAGTAGCTGTGGTCATACCCCGGGTGCATACGCAGGGTCAGTGGGTGATCCACCGCGTCACAGGCCGCGCGGAACGCTTCGGGCATCAGTTGCGATTCGAGGAAGGGATCCTTGCTGCCCTGGTCAATCAGGATGGGGAGGCGCTCCTCTGCGCTGGCCACCAGCAGCGTGGCATCGTACTGCTGCCAGTCGGCGGGGTCCGGCCCCAGGTAAGCGCTGAACGCTTTGCGTCCCCAGGGGGCTTCTGTGGGGTGGCAGATCGGCGAAAACGCGGACACTGACGCGTATACTCCAGGGTTACGCAGGGCCGCCACCAACGCACCATGCCCCCCCATCGAGTGACCGCAGATGCTCTTATCCGCCCGCACCGGCAGGTTCATCTCCACCAGCGTTGGCAGCTCATCGGTGACGTATTCGTACATCCGGTAATGATCGGCCCAGGGCGGCTCGGTGGCATCCACATAGAATCCCGCCCCGGAGCCCAAGTCGTCCTCATCATGCTCACCGGGCAACGCCAGTCCCCGGGGGCTGGTGTCGGGACAGACAATGGCCAACCCCAGTTGGGCGGCCAGCCGGAAGGCCCCCGCCTTCTGACAGAAGTTCTCGTCGGTGCAGGTCAGGCCCGACAACCAATACAACACCGGCACCCGGGCCGCCATCACCTGAGGCGGCAGGAATACCGCAAACACCATGTCGGTAGCGGTGGCCTCACTGTGGTGGCGATAACGGCGCAACCAGCCGTCGAACACTTCGGTTTGCGATAACAGTTCCATGGGGGTTCCTCGTGCTGGCGTCCGTCGACGCAGTATAGGCGGGGATGCGGTCAGGCGTCAGGGCGCGAGCCGCCGCCGGGCCTCGCCTTCGACCAGGATGCACTCATCCATATAGCCCAACCGCACATCCAGTCGGGTCTCTACGGTCATATTGACCAGAAACTCGGTGCCAGCCCGTGACACCATGGCCCGCTCCAGCGCCACTTGAGTGGACGGCGGCTCGCCCGCAGGCAACAGATAGATCCAGTATCGCTGGCAACTCGTGCCCGACGCAGCGCCTAAACTTTCACTGTCCACTCGCTGCAGGGGGCCCGAATAACTGTGTGCGGCAAAGCTGGCTGGCCCGCCGCTCTGGCAACCTGCCAACAGCCCTGTGACCAGCAATAGTCCGATTCTCTTTTTCATGGAACTGACCGATAATGAGGAACAATTTCCCCAGATTACCAAGCCTTAACAGCATCGCAAATGATCGGGAGCCGCCATGTCTGCCAATACCAACCTTGAACGGATCTGGAACACCCTGGAGCGGGTGCCGGCGGGCAAGGTGGTGAGCTACGGCCAACTGGCCGATCTGGCGGGCCTGCCCGGTCGGGCGCGACTGGCGGCAAGGGCACTGCGACTGGCGCCGCCACAGCGGCAACTGCCCTGGCACCGGGTGATCGGTGCCAGCGGCAAGATCAGCATCGCCAAAGACAGCCCCGGCTACCGGGAGCAGATGGCGCGGCTGCGCAGTGAAGGGGTGGAAGTGAACAATGGCCGGATTGCGCTGTCACTGTATCAGTGGCAACCGGATCTGGCCGAGTTGCTGTGGCAACTGGACTACTGATAGGAACCGCCATTGATGAAGCCGCTGCTGCTGGCCCTGCTACTGACCCTGCCCATGCTGGGCCAGGCCGATCCCTTTACCCCCTTCCGCGCTGACTATGAGGTGTTTCATGGCAGCAGTTCCCTGGGGGGCGGCTACTACCACCTGGAGCAGCTGAGCGACAACCGCTACCGCATGGGCTACCAGAGTGACGTCTCCTTCCTGCTGCTGTCGGATGTGCGCACCGAAACCTCGGTGTTTGAACGGCAGGATAACGATGTGCTGAAACCCCTCAACTACCGCATGGACCGCAAGGGCAGCGGCCCGGACTTCGGTGCCAGCATCCAGTTTGAGGGCAGTGAGATCGTGGCGAAATACAAAAAGCGCCAGAAAACTTTCCCGATGCGTTCACCGGTGTTCGACAACCTGCTGTACCAGCAGCAGCTGCGCCTCGACGTGGCGGCGGGCAAAACCGATATGCACTACCCGCTGATCCAGAAAACCAGCGAGCGCAACCATTACTATCGGGTGATCGGCGAAGAGGAGGTCACCATCCCCGATGGTACCGCCACCGCCATCCGGGTGGAGCGCATCCGTGAAGCCGGTGATCCCAAGCGCACCGTTATCTGGTTCCTGCCCCAGATGAACTACGTCGTGGCGCGCCTGGCCCACTTTGAAGATGGCGACCTGAAAGCCGACATGCGGCTGCAGAAGGTGGAGTTCTACTGATTCTCCCCGGCCCGGGGCCTCAGCCCTGGGCCACCACTTTCCCCTCCCGGAACAGACACCAGCTTCCCGCTTCCATCTTGTGCCAGGCTTCGTTGCTGGTCAGCGGCCGGGTAGCGATCACCGTCACCACATCCTTCGGCGTGGTCTCCTGCTGAAAATCGATCACCATTTCGGTATCAATCAGCCGCGCTTCGCCAAACGGCGCCTGCCGGGTGATCCAGTGCAGATTGTTGCCGCACAGCGCCAGCAGATAGACCCCGTCTGAGATCAGCATATTGAACACCCCCAGCTGCTGCAGCTTCCGGCCCTCCCGGGCCAGAAAGCGAAACGCCTGCTTACGGTCTTTCGGCGGCTTGGGGTAGCGCGCCGCCAGCTTATCCATCAGGGTGCAGAACGCCAGTTCACTGTCGGTATTGCCCACCGGCAGAAAGCGCTCCGGCTGCAGCACCGTTTTGTAATCGCTGAGTTGGCCATTGTGGGCAAAGCACCAATTACGCCCCCACAGTTCACGGCCAAAGGGGTGGGTGTTCTCCAGGCAGACGCGCCCGCGGTTGGCCTGGCGAATATGGCTGACCACAGTTTTCGATTTGATTGGGTAGGACTTGAGCAGGCTGGCCACCTCGGAGTGACAGCTTGGATCGCTGTCTTTAAAGGTGCGATTGCCGGGGCCATCGTAAAACGTAATGCCCCAGCCATCCCGGTGTGGGCCGGTCTTGCCGCCGCGCTCCACCAGGCCGGTAAAACTGAACACGATATCGGTTGGCACATTGGCGCTCATCGCCAGAAGTTCACACATGAAAGTTCACGTCCTTTAAGTCCCTGTCATGCGGCGCAAAGCCGCCTGTGGCTAGGATAGCTGGAAAGGGTGATCTGTCCCAGTCCCCTTGCGTATCAAGCTCCCTAGCAAAAAATCAAACGATTGTTTACTTTTTCCGTGACACTGGTCGGATCTGTGTCATACACTGTGATCACTCGCACAGTGCCTGGCGCACCGAGACACAAGGAGAATGACTGTGACTACCCTACTTTGGAGCCTCGCTGCCATCGTGATTTTGGGAGCGGCCCTATACCAACGGGCCTCCCTGCTCGTGTTTACCGCCCTCGCTGCCGTCCTGCTCGGGATCGGCCACTTCCTCGGCCTGGTTGGCCCCATCACCTGGACGCTGTTTGCCATCGTCTTTGTGCCGCTCAACCTCGCCCCGGTGCGTCGCGCACTGCTGACTGCTCCGATCCTCAAGGTGTTCAAAGGCATCATGCCGGAGATGTCGCAAACCGAAAAAGACGCTATCGAAGCCGGTACCGTTTGGTGGGATGCGGACCTGTTCTCCGGTAAGCCCAACTGGAACACCCTGCACAACTACCCCACCCCGACCCTGAGCCCTGAGGAGCAAGCCTTCCTCGACGGCCCGGTGGAAGAGGTGATGAAGATGGTCAATGAGTTCGACATCACCCACTACGATGCCGACCTGCCGCAAGAGGTGTGGCAGTACCTGAAGGACAACAAGTTCTTCGCCATGATCATCAAGAAGCAGTACGGCGGTCTGGAGTTTACTCCGTACGCCCAGTCCCGCGTGTTGCAAAAGCTGGCCGGTCACTCCACCGTACTGGCTTCCACCGTCGGTGTGCCCAACTCTCTGGGCCCGGGTGAACTGCTGCAGCACTACGGTACTGAAGCCCAGAAAGACCACTACCTGCCGCGCCTGGCAGTGGGTAAAGAGGTGCCCTGTTTCGCCCTGACCAGCCCGGAAGCCGGTTCTGACGCCGGTGCCATCCCGGACTTCGGTATCGTCTGCAAAGGCGAGTGGGAAGGCAAAGAGGTGCTGGGCATGCGCCTGACCTGGAACAAGCGCTACATCACCCTGGCCCCGGTGGCCACCGTGCTGGGTCTGGCCTTCAAACTGCGTGACCCCGATGGCCTGCTGGGCGATCAGGAAGAGATCGGCATCACCTGTGCCCTGATCCCCACCGACATGGATGGTGTGGAGATCGGTCGCCGCCACTTCCCGCTGAACAACATGTTCCAGAACGGCCCGACCCGCGGTAAAGACGTGTTCGTTCCGCTCGACTTCATCATCGGTGGTCCGAAGATGGCTGGCCAGGGCTGGCGCATGCTGGTGGAGTGTCTCTCCGTTGGCCGTGGCATCACCCTGCCCTCCAACTCCGCCGGTGGCATCAAAACCGTGGCTGCGGCCACCGGTGCCTACGCCCGCGTCCGTCGTCAGTTCAAACTGCCCATCGGTAAGATGGAAGGTATTGAGGAACCGATGGCCCGCATTGGCGGTAACGCCTACCTGATGGACGGCGTCACCGCGCTGACCACCACCGGTCTGAACCTGGGTGAGAAGCCCTCGGTGATCTCCGCCATCGTGAAGATGCACCTGACTGACCGCATGCAGAAGTGCCTGATCGACGCCATGGACATCCACGGTGGTAAAGGGGTGTGCCTGGGTCCGGACAACTACCTGGGCCGTGGCTACCAGGGTGCCCCCATCGCCATCACCGTAGAGGGTGCCAACATCCTGACCCGCACCATGATCATCTACGGCCAGGGTGCCATCCGCTGCCACCCCTTCGTGCTCAAAGAGAT containing:
- a CDS encoding class II glutamine amidotransferase; amino-acid sequence: MCELLAMSANVPTDIVFSFTGLVERGGKTGPHRDGWGITFYDGPGNRTFKDSDPSCHSEVASLLKSYPIKSKTVVSHIRQANRGRVCLENTHPFGRELWGRNWCFAHNGQLSDYKTVLQPERFLPVGNTDSELAFCTLMDKLAARYPKPPKDRKQAFRFLAREGRKLQQLGVFNMLISDGVYLLALCGNNLHWITRQAPFGEARLIDTEMVIDFQQETTPKDVVTVIATRPLTSNEAWHKMEAGSWCLFREGKVVAQG
- the imuA gene encoding translesion DNA synthesis-associated protein ImuA encodes the protein MEAPVSHLLNRNDIWLASQQQAGGESLPTGFSSLDQQLALGGWPRYGVVELLADDPALSPLLVPLLADSDADRWLLCVAPPVPLYAPGWQQIGVDLSRLVCVDARDSQEQLWTLEQALGSGRCALVLAWLDNLSVAQVRRLQLAAERGRCLLMLHLPLVLAEQPHPVPLRLSWSRQPGGLSVSLLKERGGWPKPAFFLPLCGQGVTPESEPCHAPVLLQGPW
- a CDS encoding Y-family DNA polymerase, giving the protein MLLGIHFPDLALHHLARGLPQSERPLALISGHPLTIQQCNDAALALGVVPGQRLATATALCDGLLCHPLPDEAPLLEAMAQWAYGLSGQVMLFPPQTLVLEVSSMLRLFGGLASWLSALQQGLASLGQPAHWALSHTPMAAALLARARQPETEARPVMEALASLPLSAWDLPADAEVRLAGMGVHDGKALLALPRAELGQRFGAELLLYLERLLGQRPDPRPHFQPPEHYQRRLELMEEIETLAVLRFPLNRLFLELAELLRRRQLAASEVQIGLQHRDRPATELTLRAAGPEFRAEVWMTLCQLQLERLVLYEPVIALTLAAPVLLPLEPESAALLPGQGPDRAAQDLLARLQARLGAERIYSLQSVAEVRPELAQRRCAPGAGAGEAVVAERPLWLLPEPAPIARDTVTLLSGPERIETGWWDAQPVARDYFIGLDPAGRRLWLFRDGQGWFVHGGF
- a CDS encoding MGMT family protein translates to MSANTNLERIWNTLERVPAGKVVSYGQLADLAGLPGRARLAARALRLAPPQRQLPWHRVIGASGKISIAKDSPGYREQMARLRSEGVEVNNGRIALSLYQWQPDLAELLWQLDY
- the fghA gene encoding S-formylglutathione hydrolase, producing the protein MELLSQTEVFDGWLRRYRHHSEATATDMVFAVFLPPQVMAARVPVLYWLSGLTCTDENFCQKAGAFRLAAQLGLAIVCPDTSPRGLALPGEHDEDDLGSGAGFYVDATEPPWADHYRMYEYVTDELPTLVEMNLPVRADKSICGHSMGGHGALVAALRNPGVYASVSAFSPICHPTEAPWGRKAFSAYLGPDPADWQQYDATLLVASAEERLPILIDQGSKDPFLESQLMPEAFRAACDAVDHPLTLRMHPGYDHSYYFIATFIDDHLRFHAQALGA
- the fadE gene encoding acyl-CoA dehydrogenase FadE is translated as MTTLLWSLAAIVILGAALYQRASLLVFTALAAVLLGIGHFLGLVGPITWTLFAIVFVPLNLAPVRRALLTAPILKVFKGIMPEMSQTEKDAIEAGTVWWDADLFSGKPNWNTLHNYPTPTLSPEEQAFLDGPVEEVMKMVNEFDITHYDADLPQEVWQYLKDNKFFAMIIKKQYGGLEFTPYAQSRVLQKLAGHSTVLASTVGVPNSLGPGELLQHYGTEAQKDHYLPRLAVGKEVPCFALTSPEAGSDAGAIPDFGIVCKGEWEGKEVLGMRLTWNKRYITLAPVATVLGLAFKLRDPDGLLGDQEEIGITCALIPTDMDGVEIGRRHFPLNNMFQNGPTRGKDVFVPLDFIIGGPKMAGQGWRMLVECLSVGRGITLPSNSAGGIKTVAAATGAYARVRRQFKLPIGKMEGIEEPMARIGGNAYLMDGVTALTTTGLNLGEKPSVISAIVKMHLTDRMQKCLIDAMDIHGGKGVCLGPDNYLGRGYQGAPIAITVEGANILTRTMIIYGQGAIRCHPFVLKEMTAAFDKDKRKALNDFDAAVWGHVGFVFSNLVRSIWYGLTGARFSSSPFSDQTKRYYQQMNRFSANLALLSDLSMGMLGGSLKRKERISARLGDLLSQLYLSSAALKRYHDEGRQVDDLPLLQWGVEDSLHKLQTSLDELLDNFPAFGGLLKFLLFPFGKPMKRPSDVLDHKVARILQTPSATRSRLIDGQWLEPHDSNAVGKLEQTLARILAVEPLYDKVCKAAGKKLPFMFLDRIAEQGLELGVLSEEEAEQMRVAEQGRLNAINVNDFDPEELKAQRPAAKPSADQAA
- a CDS encoding DUF3108 domain-containing protein, giving the protein MKPLLLALLLTLPMLGQADPFTPFRADYEVFHGSSSLGGGYYHLEQLSDNRYRMGYQSDVSFLLLSDVRTETSVFERQDNDVLKPLNYRMDRKGSGPDFGASIQFEGSEIVAKYKKRQKTFPMRSPVFDNLLYQQQLRLDVAAGKTDMHYPLIQKTSERNHYYRVIGEEEVTIPDGTATAIRVERIREAGDPKRTVIWFLPQMNYVVARLAHFEDGDLKADMRLQKVEFY
- a CDS encoding serine O-acetyltransferase — translated: MPISSYASFRQCLEQDRLHSKRSAGAAKYFFDAIWQFTVLLRLCEWMHNRKHRVGYLLCCPLFRWRSRTLGFTIPINTCGPGLYVPHYGTIVINTRARIGRNCTIHTDVCIGRHPDSKERVPTLGDNIYIGPGAKIYDAITVANGATIGANAVVNRSFNEENCVLAGVPAKMLTKKAGASQPRPLHLASFSKSPDP